The Fulvivirga maritima genome segment AAGTAATAATGAAACCGGTTATATGTTTGGCAAATACACCGAACCCTTCTCAGATGTTTCAAGGGTTAATCCTAATGGAGATAAGCCTTCCACCGATCTGAATGTACCACTAATGAGATTTGCAGAGGTTTTATTAATTAAAGCAGAGGCCCTAATCGCAGACGGAAAAAATGGAGACGCTCCATTGAATGAAGTAAGAACACGTGCCGGTTTACCTGCTCTTAATGGTGCTACCATAACTGAACTGAAAAGAGAAAGAAGAAATGAATTAGCTGGAGAATGGAGCGACCGCCACTTTGACCTGATAAGATGGGGCGATGCGGATGCCGCTTATGCACAGCCATTACATACTCACGATGGATCAATTGCATGGCCTGCCAGACCACAATTCGACCCAACCATACACCATGTATGGCCTATTCCTCCTCATGAGGTTGCATCTAGTAATGGCATTCTAGAGCAAAATGAAGGCTGGTAAAATTAGTAATACTTTTGATTTGAAAATGAAAAGGTCTCTCGTAATGGGTGGCCTTTTCTGTTTCTATTAAATAGAAAATAATCTATTTCATTCATTTATAAGGAATTTTTGAATTAAGATTGACCTCAAAAACCAAAGTCACCAGTTTTATGAAAAATATCGCCCTTCTTATCACCCTGTTTTCATTATCAAGCATCCCACCTTCCCTTAGTCTTACCGAAATTTATTAATGATAAGGAGTGTCTCTGACACGGTAAAGTAGCTTCTACTCTCATTTTTTTTACCACTCCTCATAATCCTGGATAGTATTTTGCAAAATATATTTTCCTTATTTCTTTTGGTCGTTCCTACGAACCTAATAAATGTAAGCCATGATTACGTAAAAACGATAAGGATTTGAGGTTAAACACCATGTCTGAGACACTGATGATCATTGAAAGTTTGTAGTCGCAGACTACGAACAACGAGGGGGATTACAAAACCGCGAAAAAATAAAAAACAATACGTCAAATGAGGAATCTTCCAAGTTCTGAAAAGCAATATTTAAATTGCGATTCCATGTGATAAAATCATTTAACTTATAAGACCTAAAGTGAACAACCAGCAGCTTTTGGTTTGACCATTAAAAACCAGGAACAGCTGATTTAGCCTTAACAAATAACCACTGGTAATTTTACCACCATGCCGGGCAACGGAGGAGACTTTTTAAAGTTCGATGCGGATAGCTTGCCCAGTCTGTAGTGAGCACGCGTATTGCTTCGCTACGCGAGCTAGATGGGAAGTTAAATTTCACTGCCCTCAGTCCCTTCCATTTTTATTATTACTGCTCATTAGGAGTGACAAATTTCAATCCCCACTTACTCATTTCTTCTATAATAGGATTTAAACTAAAACCTAATTCCGTGATAAGATACTCTACTTTAGGGGGAATTTCAGCATAAACAACCCGATCCAAAATTCCATCATCTTCCAACTCACGGAGTTTATTGGTTAATGTCTGTCTGCTAATATCAGGGATTATTTTTTGCAGAGCACTATAACGATTATGCCCTTGTTTGATGTAATGAATGATTATCAATTTCCATCTATCTCCAATCTTGCTGAGGCTGTATACTACAGGGCAATTGTTAGGATTATAGTCCTTTAGCTTTCTATTGTGGTTTTTAGCCATTAGTCTAAAAAGTTAGCGTATGTCAATTAATTAGGATTAAACTAATTTATAGACAAAGCTAACCTAATTTTGACAAACAAAACAATAAAAAAATGCAAGCAATACAAATTAATGAATACGGGGATAACTCTGTTTTAAAAAGTGTGCAAATCCAAGATCCGAAGCCAACCGCCAATCAGGTACTGGTAAAGTTGAAGGCTTCCTCTGTGAATCCGGTTGATTATAAAATTCGTTCCGGTTTTATGGCTGGTATGCTAAAGAAAGAATTCCCTTTCACCTTAGGCTGGGAAGGTGCCGGTATAATAACAGAAGTAGGTAGCGATGTAAGTTCTTTTCATGCAGGTGATGAAGTAATGGTAATGCCCAATTTTATGGAAGGTGGAACCTATGCAGAATATGTGGCGGTAAATGAGTCAGAAGTTGTTCCAAAACCCAAAGCCTTGAGTTTCAGCGAAGCCTCTACAATTCCCTACTCAATAGGAACAGCTTACATTTCACTTATAGAAGATGCTCAAATAACGCAAGGTCAAAAGATATTGATCCACGGAGCAGGTGGTGCAGTAGGTCAAATGGCCGTTCAGATTGCAAAAAACAATGGCCTTTATGTAATTGGCACGGCTAGCGGAGAAAAGATCAAAGAATTGCAAGAATTAGGGATAAACCAAGTGATTGATTACCGAACCACTGACTTTTCTGAGGAATTACAAAATCTGGATGTGATTTTAGATTTGGTTGGAGGTGAAACATTGGCAAAATCATATGCCTTACTTAATAAAGGTGGAACTATAATATCTACCACCCAACCTCTGGAGAAATCAGAATTAAGTAAACACGGAGTTTCAGGTAAAATGACTTTTTTTAGTAACAATGGAGATAAATTCAAGCATATCAACAAGTGGCTTAACGAGGGTTTAATAAAGGTTAAAGCACCTCAAATATTTAAATTATCTCATGCCATGGAGGCATTGTCTCTAGTGGAAAACAGAAAAGCTGAATCAAAAGTTGTTTTTGAATTTTAAAAGCATGATAGCCTGTAATTAATATCAAATAAGAGAAGTAGATCAATCGCTCACTATTCCTACTGAGCATTATTGAATAGTCGCCTCTAATACTACAATGTAATGGGGTGACTACACTTTGACCTGTCCTGACGAAGGCAAACTAAATATTATGAAAGGTGTAATCAGACTCTATTTGAGTCAGAGTTATGGACTAGACATTTCATTTAGGAGTATTGCAGCCGACCAACAATATTGTTCTGAATCCATCGAAAAAAGACTGGTATTAAAGCCAGAGGTATAACAAACACTAGAACAGGAAGAAGTTCAGATGGGCGATGAATGGCCAAAAAGGCTAATAGCCCAATGTAAACAGCCAAAAATATTCCGTAAACTATATATGCAAATACAGTTCCGATGAATCTAATAGTTACAGATGTCCCCGAATTATTCGGGTTGAAGACCACTTCTGCTCTTGGCCAATAGAAGATATCTTTACTTTTTATGATCACTTTATGCTCGTAAGGAATGGTGTACCAAAGAGGTTCAGTGTTTTTTATTGAGTTGTTCAGCTCAGAAAAATAGGTGAAATCATTTCCTGAAAAGCGCGGTTCAGGGCTCATGTTCCGTCTGATATTCCTATACAGATCTTCAGTGGTTAAAGTTGTTCGATATGTTCTCTTGAGTCTCTCCTAGTGAATATTAAGGCCGTCGGAAAAAATATACGCCCCACGAGGCTATAAGAAATTAAACGTAGCGTTTTTTGATAACTTTCTCAACCTACATAAGCTCATAAAATATTTTACATTATACACGGTGCCTGAGTGTGGCACTATACGAAAAGATTATTAACTTCAGAAAACACAAAAGTGGAGCTAGTAAAACAAGTAAATAGATCTTAAGATATTTTGACTATGCCTCATATTTAGAAATGCCTGTGGATTGCACGCATATTAGTTCGCTACGCACCCTACGAAAAGTGAGCATAACCATTGATATACAGTAATTTGCAAAGCTTTGATTATCTAAAAATAATTCATTGATTGCAGATCAAATCATTCATTTAGAGAGCTGATTTTCAACTATAAAAAAATAAATATGTTCAGTTTTTTCAAAAAAAAAATCGAAAGTAGAAAAATTAGAAATTCAGTATAAAAAGCTACTAGAAGAATCATATAAGCTTTCTCATAGTAACAGAAAAGAAAGTGATAAAAAAAGAGCTGAAGCTGAAGAAATATTAAATCAGATAGAGTCGCTTACAAAGAATGATTAACGTGAGTTTTTATTAAAATTAGCATTACCTTTTTTATAAAGTTATATAACCTTGGCAAGCTATGGCTAGTTTAGTTTAGAAGACGCTAAACTATCAAGATCATCACCTTTTTAAATAGATTTCTCCACCCTAAACGATAAATATTCATTCATAGCATTTATCTCCTTTCAATAATTCTTTATTTCAACGATGAAAGTTGAGGTATCCAATTCAGTATTACCGTTTTCAATTAAATACGCTACCGCTTCATATTTATAGGTTCCAATATCTGAAAGTGAATCATTCCACCTTGTTACGAGTGAATCAGGGTGGATGTATACAGTATCTTTGGTATTAGGGCCATATATAACAAAGTGCTGCTCAACATCTATTTGTTTGGTCCTTGAGGGTGCAGGAATTAGCCAAGCTTGCTCAAACGGTTCATTTGGATGTAGAGTAATTTTGTTAAAGAATTGAGCTAAAAATATACGGCCTCTTTTGCTAATCAAATCCCCTTTTTCATCATAACTCCTTTGATACATAATCTTGCCACGCAGGTCCCTATAATTATATTCTTTAAGGTTAGTAGCGTATGGAGCGATGAACCATTTTCCTTCAATTTGAACTGCCATGGAGTCCTGATATCCATCATAGAATACAAGCTCCTCACCATAGGGAAGCCCATTGACATAATATGCGTCAGACTTTACAATGCCGGAAGGATAATATTCTTTATAGTACCCACTAAGAGTGTCGTTTACATAGTTGGCATTTGAATGAATGTTTCCCAATGAGTCAAATGCATCAAATTTACCATTTTTCATTGAGTTAACTATCGGACCTTTAAGACGTAAAATATTGTTTACATCGTAAGCATATAATGTATCGGATTTTACAACTTCCCTAAGTCCATGATTCTGTTCTTGGCAGGAAATTATAACAAATAATAATATACAAAATTCAAGTGGTTTCATTCTTATCCGAAAGTAAAATCCGTATATAGGACCAAAACATTCCTTTATACATTTTATGGCACCAATCTAAACATTTTGATATACAACTCATAGTGCATGGGGCGTTTCTAAAGACTTGGATCAGCCACTGATAAATTAGTTGATATATCAGGATGTTCACCTTTAATTTCTTTATAAGCTTGCTGTATAATATCTAGAGTTGAAATAAATATATCATAACTTGCTTTCCTAGAATAATTCAGTGTCAATAAATGAGTCTCACCATGACGGATAACAAAGTCCTTAATAATTCCTTTGGCTTTGCTTATGTCAGTTTGTCTATTATTTAAATATAAAAGTTCATCAGCCGTAATTAGAATGTTCAAAGAATCATATTTTTCTAATAGTCTTGGCTTCACACTTTCTGGCTTTAAACCTAGTTGACTGTTAAAATTAGATTTTATCAAGTTGGATATCATCAAAGTGCCTATATGATTATAGAGGTCATGATTAAGATCTGTAGGCTCAAATACTTTAAGTAATTCTTTGGCTACAATTGATGGAGTAATATTTCCCTTTGAGCCTATTGAATCAAACACCGCTATTAGTAAGCTATATTTGGAATTATAGTATTCGGAAGATTCAAGTTGAATCAGTGTAGAATCACGACAATTAATGCTTGTTGGCAAATACTTAATATTATTCAATTCATACTGAATATCCTCATTAGCAAGCACTGGAAGGTCATTTGTTTCTGCAATTACCAAAAGAAAATGATAATAACTTTGCCCTGTTGGTTCATGTATAATTCCGTGTCTTAAAAGTATATTTTGAGCCGAATCAATAGAGGCTTTCACGTCAATTCCATAGCCCCGATATTGATCATAGAAGCAATTCAATATTTTATCCTCAAAAGTATAGTTATAAGATTTTTCACAACTAATACAGATTAGAGCTAATATTATTCCTGATAAATATTTCAAGTTAATGGGTTTATAAA includes the following:
- a CDS encoding winged helix-turn-helix transcriptional regulator — translated: MAKNHNRKLKDYNPNNCPVVYSLSKIGDRWKLIIIHYIKQGHNRYSALQKIIPDISRQTLTNKLRELEDDGILDRVVYAEIPPKVEYLITELGFSLNPIIEEMSKWGLKFVTPNEQ
- a CDS encoding NADP-dependent oxidoreductase — translated: MQAIQINEYGDNSVLKSVQIQDPKPTANQVLVKLKASSVNPVDYKIRSGFMAGMLKKEFPFTLGWEGAGIITEVGSDVSSFHAGDEVMVMPNFMEGGTYAEYVAVNESEVVPKPKALSFSEASTIPYSIGTAYISLIEDAQITQGQKILIHGAGGAVGQMAVQIAKNNGLYVIGTASGEKIKELQELGINQVIDYRTTDFSEELQNLDVILDLVGGETLAKSYALLNKGGTIISTTQPLEKSELSKHGVSGKMTFFSNNGDKFKHINKWLNEGLIKVKAPQIFKLSHAMEALSLVENRKAESKVVFEF
- a CDS encoding Lacal_2735 family protein; amino-acid sequence: MCSVFSKKKSKVEKLEIQYKKLLEESYKLSHSNRKESDKKRAEAEEILNQIESLTKND
- a CDS encoding toxin-antitoxin system YwqK family antitoxin, with translation MKPLEFCILLFVIISCQEQNHGLREVVKSDTLYAYDVNNILRLKGPIVNSMKNGKFDAFDSLGNIHSNANYVNDTLSGYYKEYYPSGIVKSDAYYVNGLPYGEELVFYDGYQDSMAVQIEGKWFIAPYATNLKEYNYRDLRGKIMYQRSYDEKGDLISKRGRIFLAQFFNKITLHPNEPFEQAWLIPAPSRTKQIDVEQHFVIYGPNTKDTVYIHPDSLVTRWNDSLSDIGTYKYEAVAYLIENGNTELDTSTFIVEIKNY
- a CDS encoding ExbD/TolR family protein, whose protein sequence is MKYLSGIILALICISCEKSYNYTFEDKILNCFYDQYRGYGIDVKASIDSAQNILLRHGIIHEPTGQSYYHFLLVIAETNDLPVLANEDIQYELNNIKYLPTSINCRDSTLIQLESSEYYNSKYSLLIAVFDSIGSKGNITPSIVAKELLKVFEPTDLNHDLYNHIGTLMISNLIKSNFNSQLGLKPESVKPRLLEKYDSLNILITADELLYLNNRQTDISKAKGIIKDFVIRHGETHLLTLNYSRKASYDIFISTLDIIQQAYKEIKGEHPDISTNLSVADPSL